The Erigeron canadensis isolate Cc75 chromosome 4, C_canadensis_v1, whole genome shotgun sequence genome window below encodes:
- the LOC122595534 gene encoding probable histone H2A variant 3 translates to MSGKGAKGLIMGKTPASGGSSNKDKDKKKAVTRSSRAGLQFPVGRVHRFLKTRTSANGRVGATAAVYTAAILEYLTAEVLELAGNASKDLKVKRITPRHLQLAIRGDEELDTLIKGTIAGGGVIPHIHKSLINKSSKE, encoded by the exons ATGTCAGGAAAAGGAGCGAAAGGTTTGATTATGGGGAAGACACCTGCTTCTGGTGGATCCAGTAACAAAGACAAAGATAAGAAGAAGGCTGTCACGCGCTCGTCACGCGCCGGTCTTCAG TTTCCTGTGGGTCGAGTTCACCGGTTTTTGAAGACCAGAACTTCAGCTAATGGAAGGGTTGGAGCCACAGCAGCTGTTTATACTGCAGCTATTCTTGAGTATCTGACTGCAGAGGTGCTTGAATTAGCAGGCAATGCAAGCAAGGATCTGAAGGTGAAGCGTATTACACCAAGGCATTTGCAGCTTGCGATAAGAGGGGATGAAGAACTCGACACACTCATAAAAGGAACCATTGCTGGTGGAGGTGTTATCCCTCACATTCACAAGTCACTCATCAACAAGTCTTCTAAAGAGTAA
- the LOC122596252 gene encoding uncharacterized protein LOC122596252: protein MQKFSAILVVVLLCATSNGVLSFIDGFLPNGQFEYGPKPHQMKGTRVIDPKAIPNWELTGFVEYIKSGQKQGDMLLVVPEGAFAVRLGEDASIKTKVNVKKGLFYSITFNVARTCAQEERLNVSVSPNSEPNDWGILPMQTMYSSNGWDTYSWGFLAEANNIEIVIHNPSVEKDPACGPLIDSIALKALFPPRRTNVNMLKNGDFEEGPFVLPKTDVGGVLIPPNIEDDHSPLPGWMIESLKAVKYLDSEHFAIPKGKRAVELIAGKESAIAQVVKTIPGKVYALSFVVGDANNACEGSMIVEAFAGKNTLRVPYESKGKGGYKQAVLKFKAVTARTRIRFLSTFYQMKTDGSLCGPIIDDVRLIGVRYAKHA, encoded by the exons ATGCAGAAGTTTTCTGCAATCTTAGTGGTGGTGCTACTCTGTGCAACCTCCAATGGTGTTCTATCTTTCATTGATG GATTTTTGCCAAATGGTCAATTCGAATATGGGCCAAAGCCTCACCAGATGAAGGGTACTAGAGTGATCGACCCAAAGGCGATACCAAACTGGGAACTCACCGGGTTTGTTGAGTACATAAAATCGGGTCAAAAACAAGGTGACATGTTGCTAGTAGTACCTGAAGGAGCTTTTGCAGTTAGGCTAGGAGAGGATGCATCCATAAAGACAAAGGTTAATGTGAAAAAGGGGTTGTTTTATTCCATCACATTTAACGTGGCTAGAACTTGTGCACAAGAGGAAAGGTTGAATGTCTCGGTGTCTCCGAATTCAGAGCCCAATGATTGGGGAATCTTGCCAATGCAAACCATGTATAGCAGCAATGGTTGGGATACTTACTCATGGGGGTTCTTGGCTGAAGCTAATAACATTGAGATCGTGATCCATAATCCAAGTGTCGAGAAAGACCCGGCTTGTGGTCCTCTCATTGATTCCATTGCACTAAAGGCCTTATTCCCCCCTAGAAGAACCAATG TTAATATGTTGAAGAATGGTGATTTTGAAGAGGGTCCATTTGTATTACCAAAAACCGACGTTGGTGGAGTTCTAATCCCTCCTAACATCGAGGACGACCATTCCCCTCTCCCTGGTTGGATGATTGAGTCATTAAAAGCCGTGAAGTACTTGGACTCGGAACATTTTGCTATCCCAAAGGGCAAAAGAGCCGTGGAACTCATTGCGGGAAAAGAAAGTGCCATTGCCCAGGTGGTCAAGACCATCCCGGGCAAAGTATATGCACTTTCTTTTGTAGTTGGGGATGCCAACAACGCATGTGAGGGGTCCATGATTGTAGAGGCATTTGCGGGTAAAAACACTCTTAGGGTGCCTTATGAATCCAAGGGCAAGGGTGGGTACAAACAAGCCGTTCTTAAGTTCAAGGCCGTGACAGCACGTACAAGAATTAGGTTCTTGAGTACATTCTATCAGATGAAGACTGATGGTTCTCTTTGTGGTCCAATCATCGATGATGTAAGATTGATTGGGGTTCGATATGCTAAACATGCTTAA
- the LOC122597982 gene encoding cytochrome c oxidase subunit 5b-1, mitochondrial-like, producing MWKRASSKLLSLRSFPKPNRIVTPSLSPATTIRPFANIVARHYSGNVAKKVEDVMPIATGHEREELEAELQGRDILEINHPEGPFGTKEAPAVVKSYYDQRIVGCPGGEGEDEHDVVWFWLKKDQPHECPVCTQYFKLEVVGPGGLPDHLDEDEHH from the exons ATGTGGAAACGAGCCTCATCTAAACTATTATCTCTCCGATCTTTCCCCAAACCTAATCGTATCGTTACGCCGTCGCTTTCTCCGGCGACGACTATTCGTCCGTTCGCGAATATCGTTGCTCGTCACTATTCCG GAAATGTTGCGAAAAAAGTGGAAGATGTGATGCCGATTGCCACTGGTCATGAACGTGAGGAGCTTGAAGCTGAGCTTCAG GGAAGAGATATTCTGGAAATTAATCATCCAGAAGGTCCATTTGGTACCAAG GAAGCTCCTGCTGTGGTTAAATCTTATTATGACCAGAGAATTGTTGGTTGCCCTGGGGGAGAAGGCG aGGATGAGCATGATGTTGTTTGGTTTTGGCTAAAGAAAGATCAACCACATGAATGCCCAGTATGCACACAATATTTCAAG TTGGAAGTCGTGGGCCCGGGAGGACTTCCAGACCACCTTGATGAAGATGAACATCACTGA
- the LOC122596597 gene encoding monothiol glutaredoxin-S15, mitochondrial-like, with the protein MGRGGAISNMLLNNFRSLQYTSRSAAAAASASGSFLRHGMRFSTSVPNDPDTHDDFKPTNKLENSDITLKDIVEQDVKDNHVMIYMKGDPEQPRCGFSSLAVRVLSEYRVPIHSRNILEDPELKNAVKAFSMWPTFPQIFINGEFVGGSDIILNMHQNGELKEKIKATSSE; encoded by the exons atggGTAGAGGAGGAGCTATATCAAATATGTTACTCAACAACTTTAGGTCTCTTCAATATACTTCTCGCTCAGCTGCTGCTGCTGCGTCG GCCTCTGGATCATTCTTGCGACATGGAATGAGATTCTCGACCAGTGTGCCTAATGACCCTGATACGCATGATGATTTTAAGCCTACAAATAAGCTCGAGAATTCTGACATTACCCTTAAGGATATCGTTGAGCAG GATGTCAAGGACAACCATGTGATGATTTACATGAAAGGAGATCCAGAGCAACCGCGATGTGGATTCAGCTCATTAGCTGTCAGAGTGTTGAGTGAATATC GTGTTCCAATACATTCTAGAAACATTTTGGAAGATCCTGAACTAAAGAATGCTGTAAAAGCTTTCAG CATGTGGCCGACATTTCCTCAGATATTCATAAATGGAGAATTCGTTGGAGGATCAGACATTATCCTCAATATGCATCAG AATGGTGAATTGAAGGAGAAGATAAAGGCAACATCCTCAGAGTAA